A window from Carassius gibelio isolate Cgi1373 ecotype wild population from Czech Republic chromosome B3, carGib1.2-hapl.c, whole genome shotgun sequence encodes these proteins:
- the LOC127951933 gene encoding gastrula zinc finger protein XlCGF7.1-like isoform X2, producing MPLKEDCPEFNKKEEQNLYENVDFTTGEKTSGCSLTEKTSTQNRSRSCIQCGKFFSSHAYLDVHMRIHKGEKPFTCKQCGRSFTEKGSLNRHMMIHTGEKQFSCQECGKSFYNRSHLKDHMSVHSAERAFTCSQCGKGFYQRKTLNKHIRYYCGEKPYICPQCGKSFRHEATLNTHLRDHTGENLFVCCQCGKSFRYKATLNTHLRVHTGENMFKCDKCGKTFRYKATLNTHLRDHTGENMFKCDKCGKSFRYKATLNTHLRVHTGESLLVCDQCGKGFRCKVNLTMHKRVHIVHKPDGPEMSVAIPSVAHCFLLKK from the coding sequence ATGCCGCTGAAAGAGGATTGTCCAGAATTTAATAAAAAGGAAGAACAAAATCTGTATGAAAATGTTGATTTCACAACTGGAGAAAAAACTTCTGGTTGCTCACTGACTGAAAAGACATCCACACAAAATAGAAGTCGCTCCTGCATTCAGTGTGGAAAGTTTTTCTCAAGCCATGCATACCTTGATGTCCATATGAGAATTCACAAAGGAGAGAAGCCTTTTACATGCAAACAGTGTGGAAGGAGTTTCACTGAAAAAGGAAGCCTTAACAGGCACATGAtgattcacaccggagagaagcagTTCTCCTGCCAAGAATGTGGAAAAAGTTTCTATAATAGGAGTCACCTTAAAGACCACATGAGTGTTCACAGTGCAGAGAGAGCTTTTACCTGCTCTCAATGTGGAAAAGGTTTCTATCAAAGAAAAACACTTAATAAACACATCAGATATTACTGTGGAGAGAAGCCCTACATATGtccacagtgtggaaagagttttagacATGAAGCAACATTAAACACGCATTTGAGAGACCACACTGGAGAAAATCTGTTTGTATGTtgtcagtgtggaaagagcttcagaTATAAAGCAACATTGAACACCCATTTGAGAgtccacactggagaaaacatGTTCAAATGTGATAAGTGTGGAAAGACCTTCAGATATAAAGCAACATTGAACACCCATTTGAGAGACCACACTGGAGAAAACATGTTCAAATGTGAtaagtgtggaaagagcttcagaTATAAAGCAACATTGAACACCCATTTGAGAGTCCACACTGGAGAAAGCCTGCTCgtatgtgatcagtgtggaaagggCTTCAGATGTAAAGTAAATCTTACAATGCACAAAAGAGTTCACATTGTTCACAAACCAGATGGACCTGAAATGTCAGTTGCAATCCCATCAGTAGCACactgttttctattaaaaaagtaa
- the LOC127951938 gene encoding gastrula zinc finger protein XlCGF7.1-like translates to MAFIKEETEEVKIEETLSLKQEDTDEQTDLIPLKEECQEFNRKEEQNLYENVDFTTGEKPSGCSLTEKTSTQNGSRSCIQCGKFFSSHTNLDVHMRIHKGEKPFTCKQCGRSFTAKGSLIRHMMIHTGEKPFTCQECGKSFSNRGHLKDHMSFHSAEKAFTCSQCGKGFYQRKTLNKHIRYHCGEKTYICPQCGKSFRHEAILNTHLRDHTVENLFVCCQCGKSFRYKSTLNYHLRVHTGENMFKCDQCGKGFRSKVNLTMHKRVHIVHKPDGPEMSVAIPSVAHCLLLKK, encoded by the exons ATGGCCtttattaaagaggagactgAAGAAgtgaagattgaagaaacattgaGTCTGAAACAAGAAGATACTGATGAACAAACAG ACCTGATTCCGCTGAAAGAGGAGTGTCAAGAATTTAATAGAAAGGAAGAACAAAATCTGTATGAAAATGTTGATTTCacaactggagaaaaaccttCTGGTTGCTCACTGACTGAAAAGACATCCACACAAAATGGAAGTCGCTCCTGCATTCAGTGTGGAAAGTTTTTCTCTAGCCATACAAACCTTGATGTCCATATGAGAATTCACAAAGGAGAGAAGCCTTTTACATGCAAACAGTGTGGAAGGAGTTTCACTGCCAAAGGAAGCCTTATTAGGCACATGAtgattcacaccggagagaagcctttcacctgccaaGAATGTGGAAAAAGTTTCTCTAATAGGGGTCACCTTAAAGACCACATGAGTTTTCACAGTGCAGAGAAAGCTTTCACCTGCTCTCAATGTGGAAAAGGTTTCTATCAAAGAAAAACACTTAATAAACACATCAGATATCACTGTGGAGAGAAGACCTACATATGtccacagtgtggaaagagttttagacATGAAGCAATATTGAACACGCATTTGAGAGACCACACTGTAGAAAATCTGTTTGTATGTtgtcagtgtggaaagagcttcagaTATAAATCAACGTTGAACTACCATTTGAGAgtccacactggagaaaacatGTTCAAATGCGATCAGTGTGGAAAGGGCTTCAGAAGTAAAGTAAATCTTACAATGCACAAAAGAGTTCACATTGTTCACAAACCAGATGGACCTGAAATGTCAGTTGCAATCCCATCAGTAGCACACTGTTTACTTTTGAAAAAGTAA
- the LOC127951933 gene encoding gastrula zinc finger protein XlCGF8.2DB-like isoform X1 has translation MAFIKEETEEVKIEETLSLKQEDTEEQTDLMPLKEDCPEFNKKEEQNLYENVDFTTGEKTSGCSLTEKTSTQNRSRSCIQCGKFFSSHAYLDVHMRIHKGEKPFTCKQCGRSFTEKGSLNRHMMIHTGEKQFSCQECGKSFYNRSHLKDHMSVHSAERAFTCSQCGKGFYQRKTLNKHIRYYCGEKPYICPQCGKSFRHEATLNTHLRDHTGENLFVCCQCGKSFRYKATLNTHLRVHTGENMFKCDKCGKTFRYKATLNTHLRDHTGENMFKCDKCGKSFRYKATLNTHLRVHTGESLLVCDQCGKGFRCKVNLTMHKRVHIVHKPDGPEMSVAIPSVAHCFLLKK, from the exons ATGGCCtttattaaagaggagactgAGGAAgtgaagattgaagaaacattgaGTCTGAAAcaagaagatactgaggaacaaacag ACCTGATGCCGCTGAAAGAGGATTGTCCAGAATTTAATAAAAAGGAAGAACAAAATCTGTATGAAAATGTTGATTTCACAACTGGAGAAAAAACTTCTGGTTGCTCACTGACTGAAAAGACATCCACACAAAATAGAAGTCGCTCCTGCATTCAGTGTGGAAAGTTTTTCTCAAGCCATGCATACCTTGATGTCCATATGAGAATTCACAAAGGAGAGAAGCCTTTTACATGCAAACAGTGTGGAAGGAGTTTCACTGAAAAAGGAAGCCTTAACAGGCACATGAtgattcacaccggagagaagcagTTCTCCTGCCAAGAATGTGGAAAAAGTTTCTATAATAGGAGTCACCTTAAAGACCACATGAGTGTTCACAGTGCAGAGAGAGCTTTTACCTGCTCTCAATGTGGAAAAGGTTTCTATCAAAGAAAAACACTTAATAAACACATCAGATATTACTGTGGAGAGAAGCCCTACATATGtccacagtgtggaaagagttttagacATGAAGCAACATTAAACACGCATTTGAGAGACCACACTGGAGAAAATCTGTTTGTATGTtgtcagtgtggaaagagcttcagaTATAAAGCAACATTGAACACCCATTTGAGAgtccacactggagaaaacatGTTCAAATGTGATAAGTGTGGAAAGACCTTCAGATATAAAGCAACATTGAACACCCATTTGAGAGACCACACTGGAGAAAACATGTTCAAATGTGAtaagtgtggaaagagcttcagaTATAAAGCAACATTGAACACCCATTTGAGAGTCCACACTGGAGAAAGCCTGCTCgtatgtgatcagtgtggaaagggCTTCAGATGTAAAGTAAATCTTACAATGCACAAAAGAGTTCACATTGTTCACAAACCAGATGGACCTGAAATGTCAGTTGCAATCCCATCAGTAGCACactgttttctattaaaaaagtaa